Proteins from a single region of Erythrobacter sp.:
- a CDS encoding tryptophan halogenase family protein gives MMESAAVNRLVIVGGGTAGWITAAAFARLLGGKLDITLVESEAIGIVGVGEATIPQIIRLNAILGLDENAFLRATSGTFKLGIEFVDWGSIGSRYLHTFGDTGLPLGNVPFHHYWRRSAGAAPDPKGLWNWSLHQLAADQARFGKLDRVGNTAMTGLAYAYHFDASRYALFLRDYAEGRGVKRREGIVESVQRDGETGDIRSITLAGGEAIAGDFFIDCTGFRSLLLGQELGVGYQDWSKWLPCDRALAVPSERLPTLVPYTRATAKSAGWQWRIPLQHRTGNGHVYSSGFISDDAAAETLLAGLDTKALDDPRPIRFTTGRRETFWSHNCAAIGLSSGFLEPLESTSIHLIQSHVSRLIQLFPRSAHADAERAEYNRRCEAEFAQIRDFLILHYHQTAREDSEFWRYCKHMDVPDSLTHKRELFAASGRIGRDVDDLFRDASWVQVMLGQGIIPQDYDPMADQMSDAQLAEFLANLRTIITRSVASLPSHEEYLARHCPAAVLDAAA, from the coding sequence ATGATGGAGAGCGCAGCGGTGAACAGGCTGGTGATCGTCGGCGGGGGGACCGCGGGCTGGATCACGGCGGCGGCCTTTGCCCGGCTGCTGGGCGGCAAGCTCGACATCACGCTGGTCGAAAGCGAGGCCATCGGCATTGTCGGCGTGGGCGAGGCGACGATCCCGCAGATCATCCGCTTGAACGCGATCCTCGGCCTGGACGAGAACGCCTTCCTGCGCGCCACCTCGGGCACCTTCAAGCTCGGGATCGAGTTCGTCGACTGGGGCAGCATCGGTAGCCGCTATCTCCACACCTTCGGCGATACCGGCCTGCCGCTCGGCAATGTGCCGTTCCACCACTATTGGCGGCGCAGCGCCGGAGCCGCGCCCGATCCCAAGGGGCTGTGGAACTGGTCGCTGCACCAGCTGGCCGCCGATCAGGCGCGTTTCGGCAAGCTCGACCGGGTCGGCAACACGGCGATGACGGGCCTCGCCTATGCCTACCATTTCGATGCCAGCCGCTATGCCCTGTTCCTGCGCGACTATGCCGAAGGGCGCGGAGTGAAGCGCCGCGAGGGGATTGTCGAAAGCGTCCAGCGCGACGGCGAGACCGGGGATATCCGCTCGATCACGCTGGCGGGCGGCGAGGCGATCGCAGGCGATTTCTTCATCGATTGCACCGGCTTTCGCTCGCTCTTGCTGGGGCAGGAACTGGGCGTCGGCTATCAGGACTGGTCGAAATGGCTGCCCTGCGACCGCGCGCTGGCCGTGCCGAGCGAGCGCCTGCCCACCCTCGTCCCCTATACCCGCGCCACCGCCAAGAGCGCCGGGTGGCAATGGCGCATCCCGCTCCAGCACCGCACCGGCAACGGCCATGTCTATTCCTCCGGCTTCATTTCCGACGATGCGGCGGCCGAGACGCTCCTGGCGGGGCTCGACACCAAGGCGCTGGATGATCCGCGCCCGATCCGCTTCACCACCGGGCGGCGCGAGACCTTCTGGTCGCACAATTGCGCCGCGATCGGGCTTTCGAGCGGGTTCCTCGAACCGCTCGAATCGACCTCGATCCACCTCATCCAGTCGCATGTCAGCCGGCTGATCCAGCTCTTCCCGCGCTCGGCCCATGCCGATGCCGAGCGTGCGGAATATAACCGCCGCTGCGAAGCCGAATTCGCGCAGATCCGCGACTTCCTCATCCTCCACTACCACCAGACCGCGCGCGAGGATTCGGAGTTCTGGCGCTATTGCAAGCATATGGACGTGCCCGACAGCCTCACCCACAAGCGCGAGCTGTTCGCCGCCTCGGGCCGGATCGGGCGCGATGTCGATGATCTGTTCCGTGATGCGAGCTGGGTGCAGGTGATGCTGGGCCAGGGGATCATCCCGCAGGATTACGATCCCATGGCCGATCAGATGAGCGATGCGCAGCTCGCCGAATTCCTCGCCAACCTGCGCACCATCATCACCCGCAGCGTCGCAAGCCTTCCGAGCCACGAGGAATATCTCGCGCGCCACTGCCCCGCCGCCGTGCTCGACGCCGCCGCCTGA
- a CDS encoding cytochrome c family protein has translation MKRNFLMGAAMLASLATLSACGGKKEEAPAPAATEAAAPAATEAAAPAADAGAKVEYASFTTDAAAGEKVFALCRSCHVLEDGVNRVGPSLYNVVGRASGQVAGFAYSDANKNSGVTWSEDVLFEYLKDPKAFMPGTKMAFPGIKDDQDRANLVAYLASTKK, from the coding sequence ATGAAGCGCAATTTCCTGATGGGGGCCGCCATGCTGGCAAGCCTCGCTACTCTTTCGGCATGTGGCGGCAAGAAGGAGGAAGCTCCTGCACCTGCGGCTACCGAGGCTGCTGCTCCGGCTGCCACCGAAGCAGCCGCGCCTGCGGCTGACGCCGGTGCCAAGGTCGAATACGCCAGCTTCACCACCGATGCCGCCGCCGGCGAAAAGGTGTTCGCGCTTTGCCGTTCGTGCCACGTGCTCGAAGACGGCGTGAACCGCGTCGGTCCGTCGCTCTACAACGTGGTCGGCCGCGCGTCGGGCCAGGTTGCCGGCTTCGCCTACTCGGACGCCAACAAGAACAGCGGCGTGACCTGGAGCGAAGACGTTCTGTTCGAATACCTCAAGGATCCGAAGGCTTTCATGCCCGGCACCAAGATGGCCTTCCCGGGCATCAAGGACGATCAGGACCGCGCCAACCTCGTGGCCTATCTCGCCAGCACCAAGAAGTAA
- a CDS encoding DUF1499 domain-containing protein, producing the protein MTTLPRLTKLVLALLAFLPLYFAVAALGTKIGIWGWQIGLMALTLGGGAILLGLTALIALLSLVLGVRAKPRSNAVLGIAIIGLLVPGAGMAVFGSAAGKGAANPIHDIATDTGNPPAFSAATMTAREKAGANPLNDYQTPLGQIALFQKTGVAPELAVKSHAQIITDRKDRPAPLPLGGASKAEGVAAVKAAMAAMGLADIRADDATGVVEGTAETFWFGFKDDVVARVGDTQIDFRSVSRVGVSDLGANTARINDLRTRTETLLGSASR; encoded by the coding sequence ATGACGACACTTCCGCGCCTCACCAAGCTCGTCCTCGCCCTGCTGGCGTTCCTCCCGCTCTATTTCGCGGTTGCCGCGCTTGGCACCAAGATCGGCATATGGGGCTGGCAGATCGGGCTGATGGCGCTGACGCTGGGCGGCGGGGCGATTCTGCTGGGGCTGACGGCGCTGATCGCGCTCCTATCGCTGGTTCTCGGGGTTCGCGCCAAGCCGCGCAGCAATGCCGTGCTCGGGATTGCGATCATCGGCCTGCTGGTGCCGGGCGCGGGGATGGCGGTGTTCGGCTCTGCGGCCGGAAAGGGCGCAGCCAACCCGATCCACGACATCGCCACCGACACCGGCAATCCGCCCGCCTTTTCGGCTGCCACCATGACCGCACGCGAAAAGGCCGGCGCCAATCCGCTCAATGATTACCAGACCCCGCTCGGCCAGATCGCGCTGTTCCAGAAGACCGGCGTTGCGCCCGAACTGGCGGTGAAGAGCCATGCCCAGATCATCACCGACCGCAAGGACCGTCCGGCCCCGTTGCCATTGGGCGGCGCCAGCAAGGCCGAGGGCGTGGCCGCCGTGAAGGCGGCGATGGCGGCGATGGGCCTTGCCGATATCCGCGCCGATGACGCCACCGGCGTGGTCGAGGGGACGGCCGAGACCTTCTGGTTCGGCTTCAAGGATGATGTCGTCGCCCGCGTGGGCGATACCCAGATCGACTTCCGTTCGGTCAGCCGGGTGGGGGTGAGCGATCTTGGCGCGAACACCGCGCGGATCAATGACCTGCGCACCCGCACCGAGACCCTGCTGGGATCGGCCAGCCGCTAA
- a CDS encoding CDP-alcohol phosphatidyltransferase family protein: MLDAKLRPLIDPALNAAGRMLAQAGVTANALTFTGLALGLAGAGAIALGHIGWGLALIIANRLLDGLDGAVARARGPSDLGGYFDIVADFAFYVSVPLGFGILSAANTLPALVLVASFVLTGVSFLAFAVIAGKRGAETEAHGKKSFFYSTGLAEGAETIAVFIAMCLWPAWFGAIAYAYAGLCVLTVFQRSAMAASAFRD, encoded by the coding sequence ATGCTTGATGCGAAGCTGCGCCCGCTGATCGATCCGGCGCTCAATGCCGCTGGTCGCATGCTCGCGCAGGCGGGGGTCACGGCCAATGCGCTGACCTTCACCGGCCTTGCGCTGGGCCTTGCGGGCGCGGGCGCCATCGCGCTCGGCCACATCGGCTGGGGCCTTGCGCTGATCATCGCCAATCGCCTGCTCGACGGCCTCGACGGAGCGGTCGCGCGCGCCAGAGGCCCATCCGACCTCGGCGGCTATTTCGATATCGTCGCGGACTTTGCCTTCTATGTCAGCGTGCCGCTCGGCTTCGGCATCCTCAGCGCCGCCAACACCCTGCCTGCACTGGTGCTGGTGGCCAGCTTCGTGCTCACAGGCGTAAGCTTCCTCGCCTTTGCCGTCATCGCGGGCAAGCGCGGGGCCGAAACCGAGGCCCACGGCAAGAAGAGCTTCTTCTATTCCACGGGTTTGGCCGAGGGGGCGGAGACCATCGCGGTGTTCATCGCCATGTGCCTCTGGCCCGCATGGTTCGGAGCGATTGCCTATGCCTATGCCGGCCTGTGCGTGCTGACCGTGTTCCAGCGCAGCGCGATGGCCGCGTCAGCCTTTCGCGATTAG
- a CDS encoding NupC/NupG family nucleoside CNT transporter — protein MGRALSRLAARVSGMELFDQLRGIIGIAVLMGLAWAVSENRRGHPGWRWIAGALVMQGLLALLIVRVPAVWAAVGLVNNAVSAVEAATLKGSSYMFGYVGGAELPFVLKEGAQPPLVIAFQILPLVIVFSALAALLWHWGVLRWMVNGLSFLLRRSLGVSGVVGLSGGASVFLGVVEAPLVTRAYFARVSRSELFQIMTLTMATISGAILILYATTLKAVVPDATGHMISASLISLPAALLIARLMVPPQEGDTATEVDKEDPGLKYESSIDAIVKGTMDGMQLFLAVIAVIITVFALVALVDGMLAALPFVDGDPLSLKRLLGWVLAPFMWLLGVPWSEAQAAGGLMGTKAVLNEYVAYLELAALPQGTLGLRSQLIVTYALCGVANLASVGLLVSTIGTLCPERRAEAAGLGMKSWVSGNLASAMTGAWIGLVTYA, from the coding sequence ATGGGTCGAGCGCTATCACGACTGGCGGCGCGGGTGAGCGGCATGGAGCTGTTCGACCAGCTGCGCGGGATCATCGGGATCGCGGTGCTGATGGGGCTGGCCTGGGCCGTGAGCGAGAACCGCCGCGGCCATCCCGGCTGGCGCTGGATCGCGGGCGCGCTGGTGATGCAGGGGCTGCTCGCGCTGCTCATCGTGCGGGTGCCAGCCGTGTGGGCGGCGGTCGGCCTCGTCAACAATGCGGTCAGCGCGGTCGAGGCAGCGACGCTCAAGGGCTCGTCCTACATGTTCGGCTATGTGGGCGGGGCGGAGCTGCCTTTCGTGCTGAAGGAAGGCGCGCAGCCGCCGCTGGTGATCGCCTTCCAGATCCTGCCGCTGGTGATCGTCTTCTCGGCCTTGGCCGCGCTGCTGTGGCACTGGGGCGTGCTGCGCTGGATGGTGAACGGCCTCTCCTTCCTGCTGCGGCGCTCGCTTGGCGTCTCGGGCGTGGTCGGCCTGTCCGGCGGGGCGAGCGTGTTCCTCGGTGTGGTCGAGGCGCCGCTTGTCACCCGCGCCTATTTCGCCCGCGTCAGCCGCTCGGAACTGTTCCAGATTATGACCCTGACGATGGCGACCATCTCGGGCGCGATCCTGATCCTCTATGCCACCACCCTCAAAGCCGTGGTGCCCGACGCGACCGGCCACATGATCTCCGCCTCGCTGATCTCGCTCCCCGCCGCGCTGCTGATCGCGCGGCTGATGGTGCCGCCGCAGGAGGGCGACACCGCGACCGAGGTGGACAAGGAGGATCCCGGCCTGAAATACGAGAGCAGCATTGATGCCATCGTCAAGGGCACGATGGACGGGATGCAGCTGTTCCTTGCGGTGATCGCGGTGATCATCACTGTCTTCGCGCTGGTGGCGCTGGTCGACGGGATGCTGGCGGCGTTGCCCTTCGTCGATGGCGATCCGCTCAGCCTCAAGCGCCTGCTTGGCTGGGTGCTGGCGCCGTTCATGTGGCTGCTCGGCGTGCCGTGGAGCGAGGCGCAGGCGGCGGGCGGATTGATGGGCACCAAGGCGGTGCTCAACGAATATGTCGCCTATCTCGAACTCGCCGCGCTGCCCCAAGGCACGCTCGGCCTGCGCAGCCAGCTGATCGTCACCTATGCCCTGTGCGGCGTCGCCAACCTTGCCAGCGTGGGCCTGCTGGTCTCGACCATCGGCACGCTCTGCCCCGAACGCCGCGCAGAGGCGGCGGGGCTGGGGATGAAGAGCTGGGTCAGCGGCAACCTCGCCAGCGCGATGACGGGGGCGTGGATCGGGCTCGTCACCTATGCTTGA
- a CDS encoding FAD-dependent oxidoreductase has translation MKKLAILAALVALVAAYFAFGLGQYLTLEGIKALAADLRAFQQDNALAVIAGFFLAYVAVTAASLPGAAIMTLAAGALFGVVGGTVLVSFASTIGATFAFLSSRYVLRDSIEARFGERLKAINAGVERDGAFYLFTLRMIPAFPFFVVNLVMGLTRIRTWTYVWVSQIGMLLGTIVYVNAGTQLARIDSLKGIASPGVLGSFVLLGIAPWLAKLVIGALQRRKVYAGFRRPAKFDRNMVVIGAGAAGLVSAYIAATVKAKVTLVEAKEMGGDCLNTGCVPSKALIKSAKVASMMRAADKYGLVATEPQVPFKAVIARVMDAIKAIEPHDSVERYTGLGVDVVKGYARVIDPWTVEIARNDGGTQRLTTRSIIIASGAEPVVPPIPGIETSGYLTSETMWEAFAAMDAPPARVAVLGGGPIGCELSQALARLGSKVTQVEMADALLGREDADVSALAKVVLEADGVTVLTGHTAVRIEGRTLIAAHDGAEVQVPFDALIVAVGRRARLTGFGLEDIGVDTANTVVTDEFLATRFPNIFACGDVAGPYQFTHTASHQAWYASVNALFGTFRKFKADYRVIPAVTFLDPEFARVGLNDREAAEQGIAVEVTRYDLDDLDRAIAESETRGFVKVLTPAGGKDTVLGATIVGSQAGELLAEYVLAMKHGIGLNKILGTIHAYPTMVEANKFAAGNWKKAHKPEGLLKWVERYHDWRRG, from the coding sequence GTGAAGAAGCTTGCCATCCTTGCCGCGCTCGTCGCGCTGGTTGCGGCCTATTTCGCCTTCGGGCTGGGGCAATATCTCACGTTGGAGGGGATCAAGGCGCTCGCCGCCGATCTGCGCGCCTTCCAGCAGGACAATGCGCTGGCGGTGATCGCCGGGTTCTTCCTCGCCTATGTCGCGGTGACGGCGGCCTCGTTGCCCGGCGCGGCGATCATGACGCTGGCGGCAGGCGCGCTGTTCGGCGTGGTGGGCGGCACGGTGCTGGTCTCCTTCGCCTCGACCATCGGGGCGACCTTCGCCTTCCTCTCCTCGCGCTATGTGCTGCGCGACTCTATCGAGGCGCGCTTCGGCGAGCGGCTGAAGGCGATCAACGCCGGGGTGGAGCGCGACGGGGCGTTCTATCTCTTTACCCTGCGGATGATTCCGGCCTTTCCCTTCTTCGTGGTGAACCTCGTGATGGGCCTCACCCGCATCCGCACCTGGACCTATGTCTGGGTCAGCCAGATCGGCATGCTGCTCGGCACGATTGTCTATGTGAACGCGGGCACGCAGCTGGCGCGGATCGACAGTCTCAAAGGCATTGCCTCGCCGGGGGTGCTGGGGAGCTTCGTGCTGCTCGGCATAGCGCCGTGGCTGGCCAAGCTGGTGATCGGCGCGCTTCAACGGCGCAAGGTCTATGCCGGGTTCAGGCGGCCCGCCAAGTTCGACCGCAACATGGTGGTGATCGGTGCGGGCGCGGCGGGGCTGGTCTCGGCCTATATCGCCGCGACGGTGAAAGCCAAGGTGACGCTGGTCGAGGCCAAGGAGATGGGCGGCGACTGTCTCAACACCGGCTGCGTGCCGTCCAAGGCGCTGATCAAGAGCGCCAAGGTGGCGAGCATGATGCGGGCGGCGGACAAGTATGGTCTTGTCGCAACCGAACCGCAGGTGCCGTTCAAGGCGGTGATCGCGCGGGTGATGGACGCCATCAAGGCCATCGAGCCGCATGACAGCGTGGAGCGCTACACCGGCCTCGGGGTCGATGTGGTCAAGGGCTATGCGCGGGTGATCGACCCGTGGACGGTCGAGATCGCGCGGAATGACGGCGGCACCCAGCGCCTCACCACCCGCTCGATCATCATCGCTAGCGGCGCGGAGCCGGTGGTTCCGCCGATCCCGGGGATCGAGACGAGCGGCTATCTCACCAGCGAGACCATGTGGGAGGCCTTCGCGGCGATGGACGCGCCCCCTGCGCGCGTCGCGGTGCTGGGCGGCGGGCCGATCGGCTGCGAGCTGTCGCAGGCGCTGGCGCGGCTGGGCTCCAAGGTTACGCAGGTCGAGATGGCGGACGCGCTGCTTGGGCGCGAGGATGCCGATGTTTCCGCGCTCGCCAAGGTGGTGCTGGAGGCGGACGGGGTTACTGTCCTCACCGGCCACACAGCCGTGCGGATCGAGGGGCGCACGTTGATCGCCGCGCATGACGGGGCGGAGGTGCAGGTGCCCTTCGATGCCCTGATCGTCGCAGTCGGCCGCCGCGCGCGGCTCACCGGCTTCGGGCTGGAGGATATCGGGGTCGACACCGCGAACACCGTCGTCACCGACGAATTCCTCGCCACCCGCTTCCCCAACATCTTCGCCTGCGGAGACGTCGCCGGGCCCTACCAGTTCACCCACACCGCGAGCCATCAGGCGTGGTACGCCAGCGTCAACGCGCTGTTCGGCACCTTCCGCAAGTTCAAGGCCGATTACCGGGTGATCCCGGCGGTGACCTTCCTCGATCCCGAGTTCGCCCGCGTCGGCCTCAATGATCGCGAGGCGGCAGAGCAGGGCATCGCGGTGGAGGTGACGCGCTATGACTTGGACGATCTCGACCGCGCGATTGCCGAGAGCGAGACGCGGGGCTTCGTCAAGGTGCTCACCCCGGCTGGCGGCAAGGACACGGTGCTGGGCGCCACCATCGTAGGGAGCCAGGCGGGCGAGCTGCTGGCCGAATATGTGCTGGCGATGAAGCACGGTATCGGGCTCAACAAGATCCTCGGCACGATCCACGCCTATCCGACCATGGTTGAGGCCAACAAATTCGCCGCCGGCAACTGGAAGAAGGCGCACAAGCCCGAAGGGTTGCTCAAATGGGTCGAGCGCTATCACGACTGGCGGCGCGGGTGA
- a CDS encoding FAD-dependent oxidoreductase, with product MATPRPALPEQTLLLAGGGHAHVAVLADWIRRGPPAGVRTLMLTPQRHLTYSGMVPGWLAGQHGADEGLVDLAALAARAGVRWVEGRLVALDPDARAVQTDSGETITFDIASLDTGGVGRARAVLGDDPRILDIRPIEGFVDRIAGLDAPARVVVAGGGAGGVELAFALRNLAAASVRPEVTLVTGAGGLLPGFGVAVRRRVAAELARQGIAVIVGDARIEDGRLVAHITPPHLASSAVERPSAQPVSRLRSTRTAEDELVSLEPADLLVAALGSAPPPWLGPSGLALDGRGFVAVDARQRSISHGHIFAAGDVSARIDRPLAHSGVHAVMAGPVLAANLRAALQGELPRASYHPRRHSLYLINTGDGSAIASYGPLAAQGGWALRWKHAIDRRWIAGYAALAGS from the coding sequence ATGGCCACACCGCGCCCCGCGCTTCCCGAGCAAACCCTGCTGCTGGCAGGCGGCGGCCATGCTCATGTTGCGGTGCTCGCCGACTGGATCAGGCGCGGTCCGCCTGCCGGGGTGCGCACCCTGATGCTCACGCCTCAGCGCCACCTCACCTATTCCGGCATGGTGCCGGGCTGGCTGGCGGGGCAGCATGGTGCGGACGAGGGTCTGGTTGATCTGGCGGCGCTGGCGGCGCGGGCTGGGGTGCGGTGGGTTGAGGGCCGCCTTGTTGCGCTCGATCCCGATGCGCGGGCGGTGCAAACCGACAGCGGCGAGACCATCACCTTCGACATCGCCTCGCTCGACACCGGCGGGGTAGGGCGCGCGCGCGCGGTGCTGGGCGATGATCCGCGCATCCTCGACATCCGCCCGATCGAAGGGTTTGTCGACCGGATCGCAGGCCTTGACGCCCCCGCCCGTGTCGTGGTGGCAGGCGGCGGGGCAGGGGGCGTGGAGCTCGCCTTTGCCTTGCGCAATCTCGCCGCAGCGTCCGTCCGGCCCGAAGTGACACTGGTGACCGGCGCGGGCGGATTGCTCCCCGGCTTTGGCGTGGCTGTGCGGCGGCGCGTCGCGGCGGAGCTGGCGCGGCAGGGTATCGCCGTGATCGTCGGAGATGCGCGGATCGAGGATGGGCGGCTGGTGGCACACATAACCCCACCTCATCTCGCCTCGAGCGCAGTCGAGAGGCCCAGCGCGCAACCCGTGTCTCGACTTCGCTCGACACGAACGGCGGAGGATGAACTGGTTTCGCTCGAACCTGCCGATCTTCTCGTCGCCGCGCTCGGCAGTGCGCCGCCGCCGTGGCTGGGGCCGAGCGGGCTGGCGCTCGACGGGCGAGGCTTTGTCGCGGTGGATGCGCGGCAGCGCTCGATTTCGCACGGCCATATCTTCGCTGCCGGAGATGTCTCGGCGCGGATCGACCGCCCGCTGGCGCATTCGGGTGTCCATGCGGTGATGGCCGGGCCGGTGCTTGCGGCAAACCTGCGGGCCGCGCTTCAGGGCGAGCTGCCGCGTGCCTCCTACCACCCGCGCCGCCACAGCCTCTATCTCATCAACACCGGCGATGGCTCCGCGATTGCCAGCTATGGCCCTCTCGCGGCACAAGGCGGCTGGGCGCTGCGCTGGAAGCACGCCATCGACAGGCGCTGGATAGCCGGATACGCCGCGCTGGCCGGTTCATGA
- a CDS encoding ABC transporter transmembrane domain-containing protein: MAGEGASHGAQISLTKFFRIFAEILKPESSFYWLAVVYGVGISLLSLATPISVQMLINTVANTALPALLVVLSITLFVLLLFSSLLYALRVHLMELFARRFYARMVSEISLIAIYAQNPFFTDTSRGALFNRYFDVLSIMSRMPILVLDGFSILLGITVGFVLVSLYHPLFLLFTLVMVALIWTIWLVWGSRAIRAAMDVSHAKHGTAMWLQQIGESNGFFKSQQRVDYAIAQTDKATHAYLNARKRYFRKHFSQTVSFLFLYASASAVLLGLGGWLVIQAELTLGQLVAAELVLSAAFFGVAQLGNYLQYFYELCAAGEEVAQFFDVEQETPTGDDPIIGSDHTLVFRKVRGRARFEDAELDFAIPTGAIVMASTSQHGLQRMFTNVLKMYQLPTSGYVTLGGTDLKDIEAHHLRMTIYVLDRPTFVPMTIRQYLSLSCATGESWRMLDALEAVGLADAVAGLEKGLDTMVAATGYPLSTSELLQLKLASAILARPRFLVLTKLFDLIDAEDLARTFAALRETAFTTVVYFSACEAPIGCSHFVHMEAQTQHWFSDYAAFAEARRSRRSAANDKARLRAQISRPDGAGEPA, from the coding sequence ATGGCCGGTGAAGGTGCCTCGCACGGCGCGCAGATTTCGCTGACCAAGTTCTTCCGGATCTTTGCCGAGATCCTGAAGCCGGAAAGCAGCTTCTACTGGCTGGCGGTGGTCTATGGCGTAGGCATCAGCCTGCTCAGTCTTGCGACCCCGATCTCGGTGCAGATGCTGATCAACACCGTCGCCAACACCGCGCTGCCCGCGCTGCTTGTGGTGCTCTCGATCACGCTGTTCGTGCTGCTGCTGTTCTCCTCGTTGCTCTATGCCTTGCGCGTCCACCTGATGGAACTGTTCGCACGGCGGTTCTACGCCCGCATGGTCAGCGAGATTTCGCTGATCGCGATCTATGCTCAGAACCCGTTCTTCACCGACACCTCGCGCGGGGCGCTGTTCAACCGCTATTTCGACGTGCTCTCGATCATGTCGCGCATGCCGATCCTGGTGCTCGACGGCTTCTCGATCCTGCTCGGCATCACGGTCGGCTTCGTGCTGGTGTCGCTCTATCACCCGCTGTTCCTGCTCTTTACGCTGGTGATGGTGGCGCTGATCTGGACCATCTGGCTGGTGTGGGGCTCGCGCGCGATCCGGGCGGCGATGGATGTCAGCCACGCCAAGCACGGCACCGCGATGTGGCTCCAGCAGATCGGGGAATCCAACGGCTTCTTCAAGTCGCAGCAGCGCGTCGATTATGCCATCGCGCAGACCGACAAGGCGACCCACGCCTATCTCAACGCGCGCAAGCGTTACTTCCGCAAGCACTTCTCGCAGACTGTCTCCTTCCTGTTCCTCTATGCCTCGGCGAGCGCGGTGCTGCTCGGGCTTGGCGGCTGGCTGGTGATCCAGGCCGAGCTGACGCTGGGCCAGCTGGTGGCGGCCGAGCTGGTGCTGTCGGCGGCCTTCTTCGGGGTCGCGCAGCTGGGCAACTACCTCCAGTATTTCTACGAGCTGTGCGCCGCGGGCGAGGAAGTGGCGCAGTTCTTCGATGTCGAGCAGGAAACGCCCACCGGCGATGATCCGATCATCGGCAGCGATCATACGCTGGTGTTCCGCAAGGTGCGCGGCAGGGCCCGGTTCGAGGACGCCGAGCTCGATTTCGCGATCCCCACCGGCGCGATCGTGATGGCCTCGACCAGCCAGCACGGCCTCCAGCGCATGTTCACCAATGTGCTCAAGATGTACCAGCTGCCCACCTCGGGCTATGTCACGCTGGGCGGGACGGATTTGAAGGATATCGAGGCGCACCACCTGCGCATGACGATCTACGTGCTCGATCGGCCGACCTTCGTGCCGATGACGATCCGGCAATATCTCAGCCTGTCCTGCGCGACGGGCGAAAGCTGGCGGATGCTCGATGCGCTTGAAGCCGTGGGGCTGGCCGATGCGGTGGCGGGGCTGGAAAAGGGCCTCGACACGATGGTCGCGGCGACCGGCTATCCGCTCTCGACCAGCGAACTGCTGCAACTGAAGCTGGCAAGCGCTATCCTTGCCCGCCCGCGCTTCCTGGTGCTGACCAAACTGTTCGATCTGATCGACGCGGAAGATCTCGCCCGCACCTTTGCCGCGCTGCGCGAAACGGCCTTCACCACGGTGGTCTATTTCTCCGCCTGCGAGGCGCCGATCGGCTGCTCACACTTCGTCCACATGGAAGCCCAGACACAGCACTGGTTCAGCGATTACGCCGCCTTTGCCGAGGCCCGCCGAAGCCGCCGCAGCGCCGCCAACGACAAGGCCAGACTGCGCGCGCAGATCAGCCGACCGGACGGCGCGGGAGAGCCGGCATGA